From Nilaparvata lugens isolate BPH chromosome 7, ASM1435652v1, whole genome shotgun sequence, one genomic window encodes:
- the LOC120352190 gene encoding uncharacterized protein LOC120352190: MLVDVQARGTEDALYRCTEMQMLRWAGVVTLMDKARNEYIRGTFKVAPIQAKMCESRLGWFGHVMRRDNDHITKRAIISTAKGKRGRGRPPTTWASTICRDMKTIGVNLEVTKDRRMAQIDLESRP; the protein is encoded by the coding sequence ATGTTGGTCGATGTGCAAGCAAGAGGAACAGAAGATGCACTGTACAGGTGTACAGAGATGCAAATGCTGAGGTGGGCTGGAGTGGTGACCCTGATGGACAAGGCTCGGAATGAATACATCCGTGGCACATTCAAGGTTGCACCAATACAGGCGAAGATGTGCGAGAGTCGACTTGGATGGTTTGGCCATGTGATGCGCAGAGACAATGACCACATTACTAAAAGGGCGATAATTAGCACTGCTAAGGGTAAAAGAGGCCGTGGTCGCCCCCCTACGACTTGGGCAAGCACAATATGTAGAGATATGAAGACGATTGGCGTAAACCTGGAAGTGACAAAAGACAGAAGAATGGCGCAAATTGATTTGGAGAGCCGACCCTAA